From the Penicillium oxalicum strain HP7-1 chromosome V, whole genome shotgun sequence genome, one window contains:
- a CDS encoding Iron-sulfur protein IND1 — protein sequence MSVVRRMFTTSRSCLSHDNPLGLPRSGTPPSFPRRRGLPEKRRIRDVKKIVAVSSAKGGVGKSTVAVNLALAFARRGIKTGILDTDIFGPSIPTLLNLSGEPRLDEHNCLVPLTNYGLKSMSMGYLLPQTQPDSTTGELPMDTTPITWRGLMVTKAMHQLLHSVSWGPLDVLVMDLPPGTGDVQLTINQEIIIDGAVIVTTPQDIALRDAVRGFGMFQRMDVPVLGMVRNMAYFACPNCGHQTRIFSHGDSQHSHVHETDRGVVSECKRLGVDFLGDIPLDAQVCEDADRGKPTVVAEESLEQSPRRQAFLDVAEQIATKIGLKWQ from the exons GGTCTACCTCGATCTGGTACTCCTCCCTCATTTCCCCGTCGTCGTGGCTTGCCTGAAAAGCGGCGAATTCGAGATGTCAAGAAGATAGTAGCTGTTTCTTCGGCGAAAGGGGGCGTTGGTAAATCAACAGTTGCGG TAAACCTTGCCCTGGCTTTTGCTCGCCGAGGCATCAAAACAGGGATCTTAGACACCGATATCTTCGGTCCATCAATCCCAACTCTGCTCAATTTATCCGGCGAGCCGCGTCTCGATGAAC ACAACTGCCTTGTCCCACTCACAAACTATGGCCTCAAGTCCATGTCAATGGGCTACCTGCTCCCTCAAACGCAGCCGGATAGTACTACGGGGGAATTGCCCATGGACACGACTCCAATCACCTGGCGTGGCCTAATGGTCACCAAGGCCATGCACCAGCTTCTTCACTCGGTCTCCTGGGGACCACTCGACGTCCTGGTGATGGATCTTCCCCCAGGCACTGGTGACGTTCAACTGACGATCAATCAAGAAATCATCATTGACGGAGCAGTCATTGTCACAACCCCTCAAGATATCGCTCTCCGGGACGCCGTACGTGGTTTTGGCATGTTCCAGCGCATGGATGTACCAGTCCTAGGTATGGTGCGCAACATGGCCTACTTCGCATGCCCAAACTGTGGGCATCAAACTCGCATTTTCTCCCATGGAGATAGCCAGCACTCCCACGTGCATGAAACAGACCGAGGGGTGGTTTCAGAATGCAAGCGCCTCGGGGTCGATTTCCTGGGTGATATCCCTTTGGATGCGCAAGTCTGCGAAGATGCGGACCGTGGGAAGCCCACCGTCGTGGCAGAGGAATCGCTGGAACAGAGTCCTCGCCGTCAGGCCTTCCTCGATGTCGCCGAACAAATCGCCACGAAAATCGGCTTAAAGTGGCAATAG